Part of the Trichocoleus sp. genome, TCGCCAACCGTTTGAACAACAAACCAACTCAGCTTTCTGGTGGACAACAGCAGCGGGTCGCAATTGCCAGAGCGATCGTCAATCGTCCCGTTTTGCTCCTGGCAGATGAACCAACCGGAGCATTAGATTCACACACAACTCAGGAAGTGCTGAATATTTTCGCGGAACTCAACAACAGCGGCATTACTGTCGTGATGGTGACGCACGAACCGGAAGTTGCTCGCCAAACGAAGCGCATTGTTTGGTTCCGCGATGGGCAGGTGTTACACGATCGAATGGCTCCAGCGGATCTAAATCAGATGACGGCAGTGGTTTCTTAGGGCAGAAACTTTTCGCAACTGGCTCCTCGCGCGACTTGCGTTATTGGTCTAGTGCTAATCAGACGAATTGCTTGCCTCAGTAGCAAAAAGGGACGTAGAAATTACGCCCCAAAGTTAATTTATTGATGGTTTGGTGATAGCAAAGATGGGATTACATCATGCCCATACCGCCCATGCCGCCCATGCCGCCCATACCACCCATACCACCCATGCCGCCCATACCACCCATGCCGCCCATATCAGGTGCAGCAGCGGACTTCTTCTCAGGCTTCTCGACGACAAGAACTTCGGTGGTAATGACCATTCCGGCGATCGATCCAGCATCTTGCAGCGCAGAGCGAACCACTTTCGCAGGATCAATAATTCCAGAGGCGATCAGGTCTTCGTAGTTGCCTGTCAGTGCATTAAAGCCCTGATTCATATCCAGGCTCTTCACCTTCTCAACTACAACATAGCCTTCAGCTCCGGCATTATCGGCAATCTGACGTAAAGGAGCTTCGATCGCCCGCATCACGATATCTGCACCGATTTGCTCTTCTGCATTCAGGGTTTGCTTGAAGTCAGCCAGCTTCTTGCTCAGGTGAATTAGCGTTGAGCCACCCCCGGGAACAATTCCCTCTTCAACTGCTGCTTTGGTTGCATTGAGGGCATCTTCGAGGCGCAGCTTGCGATCCTTCAGTTCGGTTTCAGTCGCCGCACCCACTTTAATGACCGCAACCCCACCGACCAAACGGGCTAACCGCTCTTGCAGTTTTTCGGTATCGTACTCAGAATCAGTTTCTGCAAGTTCTTTGCGGATCTGAGCAATGCGCTTTTCCAGAGCCACTTTGTCAGGAGCTTCGGCAACGATCGTCGTCGTATCCTTCGTTACGGTGACTTTGCGGGCAGTTCCCAGCATTTCATCTGAAATCGCATCCAGGCTTAAGCCAATTTCAGGCGAGATCACCTGTGCACCAATCAGAACGGCAATGTCCTGCAACACCGCTTTGCGTCGCTCACCAAATGAGGGAGCCTTGACCGCAACCACATTCAGCACACCGCGCAGTTTATTCACCACCAGCGTTGCCAGGGCTTCGCCTTCAATGTCTTCTGCAATCAGCAGCAGGGGTTGACCGGCACGCGCCACTTTCTCCAGTACAGGAACGAGATCCTGGATATTGCTAATTTTCTCGCTGGTCAGCAGAATGAACGGATTTTCCAGATCACAGATCATCCGCTCAGCATCAGAGACAAAATAGGGCGAGATATAGCCGCGATCGAACTGCATCCCTTCCACTAGTTCCATATCTGTGGTGAGGGATTTAGATTCTTCGATCGTAATGACGCCATCCTTGCCGACTTTGTTCATCGCTTCTGCAATCAACCCACCGATATGAGGGTCACTGCCTGCGGCAACAGTTGCGACTTGCTCAATCGCATTCCCTTCAACTGGTTTGGCAATTGCAGCAATTTCTTCCACAATTTTACCGATCGCTTTGTCGATGCCACGACGCAGAGCAACTGGGTTTGTACCTGCTGCAACGTTCCGTAAGCCTTCACGAATCAGGGCTTGTGCCAGCACTGTTGCTGTCGTTGTCCCGTCTCCAGCCAAATCCTTTGTTTTGGAGGCAACTTCTTGAATCAGCCTTGCGCCTGCGTTTTCAAGCGGATCTTCGAGTTCAATTTCCTTGGCGATCGTGATTCCATCATTCACAATCTGCGGCGCGCCATACTTGGCTTCCAGCACCACATTTCGCCCCTTCGGACCGAGCGTAATTCGGACTGCATCTGCTAAAGCATTTACACCCCGCTCTAACGCTTGCCGCGATTCTTCATCAAATACAACGATCTTTGGCATAGTTCACTACCATTGCTCCATTGTAGAATTTAGCACTCCAAACGATAGAGTGCTAATTGTGGATGGAGGGAATCCCGTACCAGGGGAGGAGAGAACACAAAAAGCTACTGATAATGAAGGGGTTTGTGAGAGGAAGACGAAGATGGGTTTTTACTCGCGGCGAATTCTGCCTTATCTGTTGGATTGGTCGATGGGTGGCGCAATGTTGGAGCCTTATCGGCGATCGGTTTTAGCAACGGTGGAAGGTGAGGTTTTGGAAATTGGGTTTGGGACAGGGCTGAACCTTTCTTACTATCCAGAGGCGATCGAGAAAATTGTGGCGATCGATGCAAATCCAGGCGTGCATGAGTTAGCACAGAAGCGAATTGAGAAAACTTCTAGAACCGTGGATCATCGCATTCTAAACGGTGAAAGTTTGCCGATGGCAGATTGCAGCTTTGATAGTGTGGTGAGTACCTGGACACTTTGCAGTATCGCCGATGTTGAACAGGCAATTAGCGAAATTTATCGCGTTTTGAAGCCAGGAGGAAAGTTCTTTTTTGTTGAGCATGGATTGAGCCGGGAACCGCAAATGCAGACATGGCAAAATCGCTTAACGCCTGTGCAAAAGATCATTGCCGATGGCTGCCACTTAAATCGTAATATTCGCCGATTGGTTGGGGCACAATTTGATGCGGTTGCGATCGAAGAGTTTTATGCAGATAATCTACCTAAACTTGCAGGCTATTTCTATCAAGGAATCGCAACAAAATCAATCTGAAAATGATGGAACAGTATCTCCAGCCCACTGAGATCATCGATTGGCAGCATCCCAACATTTTGCAGCTTGCCCAAACGCTTGCCGCCGAGCAAGAAAGCCCGGAATCCATTACTAAGGCTTGTTTTGAGTGGGTACGCGATCGAATTCATCACAGCGTTGATTATCAAATGAATCCTGTGACCTGTCGCGCTTCTGAGGTGTTGGAATACAAAACGGGCTATTGTTATGCCAAAAGTCATTTACTGGCGGCACTGCTTCGCGCCAACGGCATTCCGGCAGGCTTTTGCTACCAGCGATTAAGCATTAATGACAAAGGCGAACCTTATAGCCTACATGGCCTGAATGCGGTTTATTTGCCACCAATCGGTTGGTATCGACTCGACCCCAGAGGCAACCGGGAAGGAGTGAACGCTCAATTTACGCCGCCGATCGAACAACTTGCCTTCCAGCCTCAGTTACCCGGCGAGGTAGACTTTCCAGCCATTTTTCCTGAACCGCTTCCAGTCGTCATCAACGCCCTTCAAACAAATCAAACTTGGGATGAAGTGCTGCGTCATCTACCGGATATCACGATCGATGAATTAACAACTGCTCCAGGTTTTGCAGAATCAGCAATTTCGCTACACTAGTCGCAATCTTTTTGTCGCGATCGATATGTTTGTTACGAAAACTATTGCAAAGAACCAGATTCAATCCAGAAGAGCAAGCTAGACTCGCAGAAAAACAGACAGAAGCAGAACGACTTCAAGAACTGTTGACGTAACTCAAGACAGCCCAGGATAAAACCTCGTAATCCTGCGAATTCTAAGAGACTTTGAGCATCATCCTTCCCCGACATCCAGTAAGATTGACTCTGGATTAAACGTTCAGCAGTTGCTCATGACAGACGATCGAATTGGTGTGGCAGTAGTGGGTACGGGCTTTGGGCAAAAAATTCATTTGCCTGGGTTGCAGATTCATCATCGAACGAAGGTGACAGCCGTTTACCATCGAGATTTGGAGAAAGCCAGATCGATCGCACAGGCACATCAAATTCCTCATGCTTGCAGCAGCTTAGAAGACCTTTTGGCACTGCCGGATGTGCAGGCAGTCAGCATTTCAACACCGCCGTTTTTGCACTATGAGATGGGCAAACAGACGCTACAGGCAGGGAAGCATCTGCTGTTGGAAAAGCCCACCACATTGAATCTTGGGGAAGCGGTTGAACTTTACCAGCTGGCACGATCGCAAAACCTGAGTGCAGCAATGGATTTTGAGTTTCGCTTTATTCCGGCATGGCAAAGGTTTGCGGAACTTTTAGCAGAAGGGTTTGTGGGTCAGAAGCGGCTGATTAAGATTGACTGGTTGGCTTCAAGTCGGGCGGATGCGTCGCGTCCCTGGAACTGGTATGCCCTGAAAGCGCAGGGTGGGGGTGCATTAGGGGCGATCGGCTCTCACCTATTCGACTATATTCCCTGGCTGTTTGCTCCGGTGAAGCGGCTTTGTGGTCGGCTCAGCACCTCCATTTCGACCCGTCCTGATCCCGTCAGCGGCACGTTGAAGACGGTGGATGCAGATGACACTTGTTCTCTCATGTTGGAACTGGCTGACGGTACGCTTTGTCAGGCGGCCCTGAGTGCAGTCACGTATCAGGGTAGGGGACATTTTGTTGAGGTTTATGGCGATCGTGGCACGCTAGTTTTGGGCAACGATAACCAGAAAGACTATGTGCATGGCTTCCGTTTGTGGGGCAGTCAGAATGGTGAGCCGCTACAGGAACTCGAAATTCCAGATCAGCTAAGCTTTCCTAAAATCTATCCTGATGGGCGATTGGCTCCCTTTATTCGCGTTGTCGATCGCTGGGCACAAAGTATTGATTCTGGTGAAGAGCTAGCTCCATCTTTGCGAGAAGGCGTTTACTCACAGCTACTAATGGATTTAACGCATCAATCAAACGAAACGAACGTCTGGGTTAATGTGCCCGATCTGGAAACTGTGCTGACCCGGTAGCAGGAAATTTCATCAGGGCAAAAGCGATACAATCCTGAATACTGACCCTGCTCAAGTTCGTTTAGGGCGACTCTAATCTCGCAATGGTTCGGACAAATTGATGGATTGACGAATCGATCGACTGGGTAAAACTCAGATCTGCAATCTGCTTCTTCACGCCTGTCACCTGAAACCTACCCCCTGCTATATGGCACTCAAAGCAGTTCTATTTGACTTTAACGGTGTCATCATCAACGATGAGCCATTGCATGATCAGCTTCTAGAACAGATTTTGATTCAGGAGAACCTGCGTCCGAAGCGGGGAGAGTTTCGTGAACTGTGTTTGGGGCGGAGCGATCGAGCCTGTTTGACCGATCTGCTGGCGCGTCGGGGTCGTGTGGTAACAGATGAATATTTAGATGACCTTATCGCCCAGAAATCTCGCAGCTATCAGCTTCAGCTAGAAGCCATTGAAAAACTGCCGATCTATCCAGGATTAGCCGATCTGATTTTTCAAATCCGAGCTGCTCAGGTGACAATGGCGATCGTTAGTGGTGCAGTTCGAGCCGAGATCGATCTGGTTTTGCAGCGGACAAATTTAGCGCAGCACTTTTCGGTGATTGTCTCAGGGGATGACATCAAGACCAGTAAACCTGATCCAGAGGGCTATTTACTCGCTGTAGAACGCCTTAATCAGCAGCAGCCCCAACTGAACCTGAAGCCGCAGGAATGTTTAGTCATTGAAGATACATTTGCTGGAATTGAGGCAGGAAAGCGAGCTGGGATGCAGGTTGTGGGTGTGGCAAATAGTTACCCTTTTCATATGATGCAGCGTTGCTCAAATTGGGCAGTGGATTATCTGTCGGAACTGGAGTTCGATCGAGTTCGGCGGGTTTACGAGAAGCTGAATCAGCAGCCTGTTTCCTGAATTTCTAGAGATTGAGACAAGCAAATCCGGATCGTCTCACCAGTTTGTAGCCAGCCTGACTTTGCCTGAATTATGCAAACTCTTTCTAGGTCTTGATCTTAGGCGATGAAGTTGGTGCATTTGTACGAGCGAGCGCTTGTATTGAAGCTTGTCTCTTGTCTCAGATGTCAATATTTTTAGTATTGAGACAAGCAAATCCAGATCGCCTCACCGTTCGATCGGCTGTTTTTTGCCCCTAGCTTGTCTGATTTGAGACAATTTTTTCCGGGTTAACTCACTCAGTCCAGTCAAATTTCCCCTGCTATTTTTTGTTAAAAGCATTGTCAGCTAAAGATTCTATCCCTAATCGAGCACTGTAGATTTGTTTGTATCAGTTGCGCGAAATCCTGAGACAAGTTCTTCCAGATCTCGTCACTTTAATTTAGTGAATATTCCAGTTTTGAGAAGTATAATTCGATCGCTCAACCCTAGCTACAGCGTTTTAGTTGCTGTTAGTTCAGGAGGATAGCTCTATATGTTGAGTAGAGTAAGTGAAAATCTACTTGTCTTGTCTCAGATCACATTTTGCCCAAAAATCGCCTGAGATGCTTATGTTCTAAAGACTTTAGCATGAGACAAACCTTTCCAGATCGCAGCACGATCGTCCCTTGATCCCATCACTTTTTCTCCTGATCTCATCACGTTCAAGTTTTAAAGCCTTTACCCTGTAAGCGTTTGAGCCACGTGAGACAAGCCTAATCAGTCTGATCAGACTGATCCTTCTACCAATGCAATAAAGACGAACCTGACACAATAAACGCGATCTGATCTCACGAGAAGAGGTGCAATATCGTTACCCTTGCCGCTGTCCATGAGTTTCGCTACGTTGCCGAGCAAGACCCGTTTCTTGCCCTCTTTCCGCATCGATTTGATTTTATTTATGCAACGTATCCAGAGCCGGGACAATCGCCTTCCTGGGAGACAGAGCGACGCTATCCGTTGCCCGATCGAATGGTGCAGCAGGGCAGCGAATTATATGGAGTAAGGTTTGGGACTCGGACACAATACTGTTTACTTGATATTGATACAGGCAGTTTTTATCATCCTCAGCGTGATCCTTTGGCGATCGGTCGAATTCTTGCGGCATTAGAGCCAATTGGGTTCGTCTCATTCCTTGCCTGTACATCAAGCTATAGCGGCGGGATTCATCTCTATTTGCCGTTTACGCAATCCCAAAGTTCATGGGAACTGGCGATCGGGGTCGCAACGCTGCTCGAAAATGCAGGCTTCAAGCTTAAACCAGGGCAGCTTGAGGTTTTCCCAAATCCAAAGCCCTACAGCATTCAGGGAAAGCCAACTTTATTTAATGCCCATCGCTTACCGTTGCAGGTTGGGTCGTATCTTCTTGATTCAGACTTTCAACCAATTTGGAGCGATCACCATCGGTTTGTTGAGCAGTGGCAGCTCGTTCAATCTCAGAATGATCTGGAGACTAAAGCGCTAAAGCAAATTCTCAAACAGGCAAAGCGTAAACAGTATCGTGTCTCTGGTCGAGCAGATAAGTTTTTGCAAGATCTCAATATTGAAATTGAGCAAGGCTGGACGGACTATGGACAAACAAACCGTCTCTTGGGACGCATCACCATGCGAGCCTATATTTTTCACCATATCCTTCACGGAGGTGAACCTTTGACCGGGCAGGCTTTAGTGAATGAAATTGTGGTAACGGCGCGATCGCTTCCTGGCTATAAAGATTGGTGCAGACACCAGCATGAAATTGAGCAACGGGCGATCGATTGGGCAAGATGCATTGAAAGCAGCCATTATTTTCATTACACCAATCGCAGTACAAACCAGCTAAAAACTTTAACGCTTGATGTTGAAGCTGCTGTTGCTGATCTCCCTTCCTGGAACCAACAGCAATCTGAATCTGCTAGAGAACGCATTAAAGGCGCGATCGTTGATTTGTTAGAGAAAGATAGTTTACCTGCAACAGCAACCGCCAGATTTCATGCGCTGACCCAGTACGGTATTGGTGGAGGGTCATTGTATCGCCATCGAGATTTATGGCATCCACAGCACCTTGTCGAAAACCATATCCCTGTGGAAAACCCCCCGCACCCCCTAACATCATTTACATCTAGACCGTCTGATTGCTTATCAGAGGCATCAAACGGTCTTAGCTGTACAAGCTTATTCCCTGGTGCAGACAGTAATGCCTTGTGTGATGAGGCTTTGAACGATCGCCCTTCTCCAACAAAGCAAACGACAGGCAGTAATTCCCAATTGACAGCCCAAATCGAGGCAAGCAAA contains:
- the groL gene encoding chaperonin GroEL (60 kDa chaperone family; promotes refolding of misfolded polypeptides especially under stressful conditions; forms two stacked rings of heptamers to form a barrel-shaped 14mer; ends can be capped by GroES; misfolded proteins enter the barrel where they are refolded when GroES binds), which translates into the protein MPKIVVFDEESRQALERGVNALADAVRITLGPKGRNVVLEAKYGAPQIVNDGITIAKEIELEDPLENAGARLIQEVASKTKDLAGDGTTTATVLAQALIREGLRNVAAGTNPVALRRGIDKAIGKIVEEIAAIAKPVEGNAIEQVATVAAGSDPHIGGLIAEAMNKVGKDGVITIEESKSLTTDMELVEGMQFDRGYISPYFVSDAERMICDLENPFILLTSEKISNIQDLVPVLEKVARAGQPLLLIAEDIEGEALATLVVNKLRGVLNVVAVKAPSFGERRKAVLQDIAVLIGAQVISPEIGLSLDAISDEMLGTARKVTVTKDTTTIVAEAPDKVALEKRIAQIRKELAETDSEYDTEKLQERLARLVGGVAVIKVGAATETELKDRKLRLEDALNATKAAVEEGIVPGGGSTLIHLSKKLADFKQTLNAEEQIGADIVMRAIEAPLRQIADNAGAEGYVVVEKVKSLDMNQGFNALTGNYEDLIASGIIDPAKVVRSALQDAGSIAGMVITTEVLVVEKPEKKSAAAPDMGGMGGMGGMGGMGGMGGMGGMGGMGMM
- a CDS encoding Gfo/Idh/MocA family oxidoreductase, coding for MTDDRIGVAVVGTGFGQKIHLPGLQIHHRTKVTAVYHRDLEKARSIAQAHQIPHACSSLEDLLALPDVQAVSISTPPFLHYEMGKQTLQAGKHLLLEKPTTLNLGEAVELYQLARSQNLSAAMDFEFRFIPAWQRFAELLAEGFVGQKRLIKIDWLASSRADASRPWNWYALKAQGGGALGAIGSHLFDYIPWLFAPVKRLCGRLSTSISTRPDPVSGTLKTVDADDTCSLMLELADGTLCQAALSAVTYQGRGHFVEVYGDRGTLVLGNDNQKDYVHGFRLWGSQNGEPLQELEIPDQLSFPKIYPDGRLAPFIRVVDRWAQSIDSGEELAPSLREGVYSQLLMDLTHQSNETNVWVNVPDLETVLTR
- a CDS encoding class I SAM-dependent methyltransferase, which encodes MGFYSRRILPYLLDWSMGGAMLEPYRRSVLATVEGEVLEIGFGTGLNLSYYPEAIEKIVAIDANPGVHELAQKRIEKTSRTVDHRILNGESLPMADCSFDSVVSTWTLCSIADVEQAISEIYRVLKPGGKFFFVEHGLSREPQMQTWQNRLTPVQKIIADGCHLNRNIRRLVGAQFDAVAIEEFYADNLPKLAGYFYQGIATKSI
- a CDS encoding HAD family phosphatase, whose product is MALKAVLFDFNGVIINDEPLHDQLLEQILIQENLRPKRGEFRELCLGRSDRACLTDLLARRGRVVTDEYLDDLIAQKSRSYQLQLEAIEKLPIYPGLADLIFQIRAAQVTMAIVSGAVRAEIDLVLQRTNLAQHFSVIVSGDDIKTSKPDPEGYLLAVERLNQQQPQLNLKPQECLVIEDTFAGIEAGKRAGMQVVGVANSYPFHMMQRCSNWAVDYLSELEFDRVRRVYEKLNQQPVS
- a CDS encoding transglutaminase family protein, coding for MMEQYLQPTEIIDWQHPNILQLAQTLAAEQESPESITKACFEWVRDRIHHSVDYQMNPVTCRASEVLEYKTGYCYAKSHLLAALLRANGIPAGFCYQRLSINDKGEPYSLHGLNAVYLPPIGWYRLDPRGNREGVNAQFTPPIEQLAFQPQLPGEVDFPAIFPEPLPVVINALQTNQTWDEVLRHLPDITIDELTTAPGFAESAISLH